From Actinomyces sp. oral taxon 171 str. F0337, one genomic window encodes:
- a CDS encoding MFS transporter: MTRTTSLRRPGGGLFASLRFHNYRIWFLSALVANTGTWMQRVAQDWLVLRVLTDDSASATGLTTALQFLPMLLLSAHAGLVADRVDQRKFLILTQSAMGLVSAVLAVDVLAGTARLWHVYLAAFLTGVAAAYDAPARQTFVARMVPAEHLSNAVGLNSASFNAARLLGPALAGVVITWVGAGWVFAVNAATFVFPAAALAAMRVSELVDMPRARRGAGQLREGLAYLRGRTDLVVIIAVVAVVSMLTLNFQVTMAAMVRTVFHLESDAYGTVSSVFAVGSLSGALWAARRRNPRPRTVVVAALALGVFTLLLAVMPTYPTFMVMTIPVGLCVLTLLTSANQTVQMTTEPSMRGRVLSIYMMFFLGSTPVGAPLIGWVADAWGPRIAIAVGGLSAVLTALVAAAWSYRHWNLSLHYSSTRPYLRSAPKPPQTRQPGTRGDG; encoded by the coding sequence ATGACTCGCACGACCTCACTGCGCCGCCCCGGTGGTGGCCTCTTCGCCTCCTTGAGATTCCACAACTACCGGATCTGGTTCCTGTCCGCCCTCGTGGCCAACACCGGAACCTGGATGCAGCGCGTGGCTCAGGACTGGCTGGTGCTGCGCGTCCTCACCGACGACTCCGCCTCCGCCACCGGTCTGACCACGGCTCTGCAGTTCCTCCCCATGCTGCTGCTGTCCGCGCACGCCGGCCTCGTCGCCGACCGGGTCGACCAGCGCAAGTTCCTCATCCTCACCCAGAGCGCCATGGGGCTGGTCTCCGCCGTCCTCGCCGTCGACGTCCTGGCCGGTACCGCCCGCCTGTGGCACGTCTACCTGGCCGCCTTCCTCACGGGTGTCGCCGCCGCCTACGACGCCCCCGCCCGCCAGACCTTCGTGGCCCGGATGGTGCCCGCCGAGCACCTGTCCAACGCGGTGGGCCTCAACTCCGCCTCCTTCAACGCCGCCCGCCTTCTGGGGCCGGCCCTCGCCGGCGTCGTCATCACCTGGGTCGGCGCGGGCTGGGTCTTCGCCGTCAACGCCGCCACCTTCGTCTTCCCGGCCGCGGCGCTGGCCGCCATGCGCGTGAGCGAGCTCGTGGACATGCCCCGCGCCCGCCGCGGCGCCGGCCAGCTCCGCGAGGGCCTGGCCTACCTGCGCGGCCGTACGGACCTCGTCGTCATCATCGCGGTGGTCGCCGTTGTCTCCATGCTCACCCTCAACTTCCAGGTCACCATGGCCGCGATGGTGCGCACCGTCTTCCACCTGGAGTCCGACGCCTACGGCACCGTCTCCTCAGTCTTTGCCGTCGGCTCCCTCTCCGGGGCCCTGTGGGCGGCCAGGCGCCGCAACCCCCGCCCCCGAACCGTCGTGGTGGCGGCCCTCGCCCTGGGAGTGTTCACCCTCCTGCTGGCCGTCATGCCCACCTACCCGACCTTCATGGTCATGACCATCCCGGTGGGCCTGTGCGTGCTCACCCTCCTGACCAGCGCCAACCAGACCGTTCAGATGACCACCGAGCCGTCCATGCGTGGGCGGGTCCTCAGCATCTACATGATGTTCTTCCTGGGGTCGACGCCGGTCGGCGCCCCGCTCATCGGCTGGGTGGCCGACGCCTGGGGGCCGCGTATCGCGATCGCGGTCGGCGGCCTGAGCGCTGTCCTCACTGCGCTGGTGGCCGCCGCCTGGAGCTACAGGCACTGGAACCTGTCCCTGCACTACTCCTCCACCCGCCCCTACCTCAGGTCTGCACCGAAGCCGCCGCAGACCCGGCAACCGGGGACCCGTGGCGACGGCTGA
- a CDS encoding metal-dependent transcriptional regulator, translated as MTELIDTTEMYLKTVYELEEDGVPPLRARIVERLDHSGPTVSQTVARMERDGLIKVADDRSLELTDEGRRRATDVIRKHRLAERLLLDVIGIERRFVHEEACRWEHVMSEQVEERLAVILDDVSTDPFGNPVPPRTAEHPRPSADEVSADRFAGRETVTAVISRIGEPIQADAEIIAGLEDAEIVAGAEVELRVSAGGVRLVGSSGDPVVLGDDVARHLFVRR; from the coding sequence ATGACCGAGCTGATCGACACCACCGAGATGTACCTCAAGACCGTCTATGAGCTTGAGGAGGACGGCGTTCCGCCGCTGCGCGCCCGCATCGTCGAGCGTCTCGACCACTCGGGCCCCACGGTCTCCCAGACGGTGGCGCGCATGGAGCGTGACGGCCTCATCAAGGTCGCCGATGACCGCTCCCTCGAGCTCACTGATGAGGGACGCAGACGCGCCACCGACGTGATCCGCAAGCACCGGCTCGCTGAAAGGCTGCTGCTGGACGTCATCGGCATCGAGCGCCGATTCGTCCACGAGGAGGCCTGCCGCTGGGAGCACGTCATGAGCGAGCAGGTCGAGGAGCGCCTCGCCGTCATCCTCGACGACGTCTCCACCGACCCCTTCGGCAACCCTGTCCCGCCGCGGACCGCGGAGCACCCGCGACCCTCTGCCGATGAGGTCAGCGCGGACCGCTTCGCCGGCCGTGAGACCGTCACGGCTGTCATCAGCCGCATCGGGGAGCCGATCCAGGCCGATGCGGAGATCATCGCCGGCCTCGAGGACGCGGAGATCGTCGCCGGAGCCGAGGTGGAGCTGCGTGTCAGCGCCGGCGGGGTGCGGCTCGTCGGGTCCTCCGGTGACCCCGTCGTCCTGGGCGACGACGTCGCCCGACACCTCTTCGTCCGGCGCTGA
- a CDS encoding C40 family peptidase, protein MSSRTTARHRKATRALTPLDDFAPTARRGLAVAASSGLALTMIASGANAAGHSEVTSSGTIEASGVTPGVGILAANAREALAARQQITIAQANWVTEAAPQVEAVAPAAPAAPETPAAPEAPAEQAAPAEQQAPEAAAPAAADQGADTAAADAQAAQTAQASAPASTSNSSVVAIAMQYVGSPYVWGASGPSAFDCSGFTSYVYAQVGINLPRTSGEQAVAGTQVSAAEAQPGDLVTWPGHVGIYAGDGKVIDAGDESTGVVYRDIWGSPSFVRVG, encoded by the coding sequence ATGTCCTCACGCACCACCGCACGTCACCGCAAAGCCACCCGCGCCCTTACCCCACTGGATGACTTTGCTCCCACCGCGCGCCGCGGTCTGGCTGTTGCCGCTTCGTCCGGCCTCGCCCTGACCATGATCGCTTCGGGAGCCAACGCCGCCGGTCACAGCGAGGTCACCTCCTCCGGCACCATTGAGGCTTCCGGTGTGACCCCCGGAGTGGGCATCCTCGCCGCCAACGCCCGCGAGGCCCTGGCCGCCCGCCAGCAGATCACCATCGCCCAGGCCAACTGGGTCACCGAGGCCGCCCCGCAGGTGGAGGCTGTCGCCCCCGCCGCTCCTGCCGCCCCGGAGACGCCCGCCGCTCCCGAGGCCCCTGCTGAGCAGGCCGCTCCGGCCGAGCAGCAGGCCCCCGAGGCTGCCGCCCCGGCTGCTGCCGACCAGGGTGCTGACACCGCTGCCGCCGACGCGCAGGCCGCTCAGACCGCCCAGGCCTCCGCGCCCGCCAGCACCTCCAACTCCTCTGTCGTGGCCATCGCCATGCAGTACGTGGGCTCCCCCTATGTGTGGGGCGCCTCCGGCCCGAGCGCCTTCGACTGCTCCGGCTTCACCTCCTACGTGTACGCCCAGGTCGGCATCAACCTGCCCCGCACCTCCGGCGAGCAGGCCGTGGCCGGCACCCAGGTGTCCGCCGCTGAGGCCCAGCCCGGCGACCTCGTCACCTGGCCCGGTCACGTCGGCATCTACGCCGGTGACGGCAAGGTCATCGACGCCGGTGACGAGTCCACCGGTGTGGTCTACCGTGACATCTGGGGCTCCCCGAGCTTCGTCCGCGTCGGCTGA
- a CDS encoding universal stress protein: MTDDNVVLVGVDGSPESLAAVDWAVARAECQGWRVHILCAYSLPSFTTASLDGGYAALDDSAIRSGAQAVIDEAVERVKKSGVTVTSSLETGDPAGVLVDLSEEATLAVVGTRGGGGFADRLLGTVSSALPAHSHCPAVVVPQHHEGADYTPVRRIVVGVDGSSSARRALKWAVAEAEAWGAELTAIAAVPMASGAGALAWLPAAVDREQVLVDVRSGLDRAINEALEGHEGVTVRRHALDGNPAELLAEFSTAVDLIVVGSRGRGGFSGLLLGSTSQAVLSHASCPVLVAPTHHAKGERRTSRTSTPWGRA; the protein is encoded by the coding sequence ATGACTGATGACAACGTCGTCCTCGTCGGAGTCGATGGTTCACCCGAGTCCCTGGCGGCAGTGGACTGGGCTGTGGCGCGCGCTGAGTGCCAGGGCTGGCGCGTCCACATCCTGTGCGCCTACTCCCTGCCCTCCTTCACCACCGCCTCCCTTGACGGCGGCTACGCGGCGCTTGACGACTCGGCCATCAGGTCCGGGGCCCAGGCCGTCATCGACGAGGCCGTTGAGCGCGTCAAGAAGTCCGGCGTCACCGTCACCTCCTCCCTGGAGACCGGGGACCCGGCCGGGGTCCTCGTCGACCTCTCCGAGGAGGCGACGCTGGCCGTCGTCGGCACTCGGGGAGGCGGCGGCTTCGCCGACCGGCTCCTGGGCACTGTCTCCTCCGCCCTGCCCGCGCACAGCCACTGCCCGGCCGTCGTCGTACCCCAGCACCATGAGGGCGCCGACTACACGCCGGTACGCCGCATCGTCGTCGGCGTCGACGGATCCTCCTCGGCCCGCAGGGCCCTCAAGTGGGCCGTGGCCGAGGCGGAGGCGTGGGGCGCCGAGCTCACCGCCATCGCCGCCGTGCCGATGGCCTCCGGGGCCGGGGCGCTCGCCTGGCTGCCGGCCGCCGTCGACCGCGAGCAGGTCCTGGTCGACGTCCGCTCCGGGCTGGACCGCGCCATCAACGAGGCCCTCGAGGGCCACGAGGGCGTCACAGTGCGCCGTCACGCCCTGGACGGCAACCCGGCCGAGCTCCTGGCCGAGTTCTCCACCGCCGTGGACCTCATCGTCGTCGGCTCGCGTGGACGCGGGGGCTTCTCCGGACTGCTGCTGGGCTCCACCAGCCAGGCCGTCCTGTCTCACGCCTCGTGCCCCGTGCTGGTCGCACCCACGCACCACGCCAAGGGGGAGCGGCGCACCTCGCGCACCTCCACGCCGTGGGGTCGGGCCTGA